One Salmo trutta chromosome 26, fSalTru1.1, whole genome shotgun sequence DNA window includes the following coding sequences:
- the LOC115163168 gene encoding homeobox protein meis3 isoform X1, producing the protein MLSLPPVPQYEDLVHYSGSEGMPVGGYGEAMRSLPPPHYGHTVPDSLKHHRDQIYGHPLFPLLALVFEKCELATCSPRDVTALSVPPHLQGLTNHSDVCSSDSFNDDIAAFAKQIRSEKPIFSTNPELDNLMIQAIQVLRFHLLELEKVHDLCDNFCNRYITCLKGKMPTDLILDDREGGSKSDVEDFTGSCTSLSEQNQSWLRDPDDCVSTPLGTPGMSCGLPSHSTDNCSDTGDGLDGGVASPSTGEEDETDRDRRNNKKRGIFPKLATNIMRAWLFQHLSHPYPSEEQKKQLAQDTGLTILQVNNWFINARRRIVQPMIDQSNRSGQSGPYSPEGAALGGYGLDGQAHLALRAAGLQGMPSLPAEYPGALLSQSGYPHTGPSLHPYPGPHPAMLLHPPPHPADPLIGQGLDIHAH; encoded by the exons ATGTTATCTCTCCCCCCTGTTCCTCAGTATGAAGACCTGGTGCACTACTCAGGGTCAGAGGGCATGCCTGTGGGGGGGTATGGAGAGGCCATGAGGTCACTGCCCCCCCCTCACTATGGCCACACTGTCCCAGATTCCCTCAAACACCACAGGGACCAGATTTATGG TCATCCCCTGTTTCCACTTCTGGCCCTGGTGTTTGAGAAGTGCGAGCTGGCCACCTGCTCCCCGCGGGATGTCACAGCCCTCTCAGTGCCACCCCACCTCCAAGGCCTGACCAATCACAGTGATGTATGCTCCTCAGACTCCTTCAACGATGACATCGCAGCCTTCGCCAAACAG ATTCGCTCAGAGAAGCCCATTTTTTCAACAAATCCCGAACTGGACAACCTG ATGATCCAGGCCATCCAGGTACTACGTTTCCACCTGTTGGAGCTGGAAAAG GTTCATGACCTGTGTGATAACTTCTGCAATCGCTACATTACCTGCCTGAAGGGCAAGATGCCCACAGACCTGATTTTGGATGACAGGGAGGGTGGGTCCAAGTCCGACGTGGAGGATTTCACTGGCTCCTGCACCAGTCTGTCGGAGCAG AATCAGTCGTGGTTGCGGGACCCAGATGACTGTGTGTCCACTCCACTAGGGACCCCTGGCATGTCATGTGGCCTGCCTTCACACAGCACAGACAACTGCAGCGATACGG GGGATGGTTTGGATGGGGGCGTGGCCTCCCCCAGTACGGGAGAGGAGGACGAGACGGACCGAGACAGAAGGAACAACAAGAAGAGGGGAATTTTCCCCAAACTGGCAACCAACATCATGAGGGCATGGCTCTTCCAGCATTTATCg CACCCATACCCCTCGGAGGAGCAGAAGAAGCAGCTGGCACAggatacaggactgaccatcctgCAGGTCAACAACTG GTTTATCAATGCAAGACGGAGAATAGTACAGCCCATGATTGACCAGTCAAATCGCTCAG GTCAAAGCGGTCCTTACAGCCCAGAGGGAGCAGCACTAGGGGGCTACGGACTGGACGGCCAAGCCCACCTGGCTCTCAGGGCAGCAG gtCTTCAGGGGATGCCGTCTCTTCCAGCAGAGTACCCCGGGGCCCTGCTGTCCCAGTCTGGCTACCCCCACACAGGCCCGTCCCTGCACCCCTACCCCGGCCCCCACCCCGCCATGCTGCTGCACCCGCCACCCCACCCCGCCGATCCCCTCATAGGCCAGGGCCTGGACATACACGCCCACTAA
- the LOC115163168 gene encoding homeobox protein meis3 isoform X2: MDKRYEDLVHYSGSEGMPVGGYGEAMRSLPPPHYGHTVPDSLKHHRDQIYGHPLFPLLALVFEKCELATCSPRDVTALSVPPHLQGLTNHSDVCSSDSFNDDIAAFAKQIRSEKPIFSTNPELDNLMIQAIQVLRFHLLELEKVHDLCDNFCNRYITCLKGKMPTDLILDDREGGSKSDVEDFTGSCTSLSEQNQSWLRDPDDCVSTPLGTPGMSCGLPSHSTDNCSDTGDGLDGGVASPSTGEEDETDRDRRNNKKRGIFPKLATNIMRAWLFQHLSHPYPSEEQKKQLAQDTGLTILQVNNWFINARRRIVQPMIDQSNRSGQSGPYSPEGAALGGYGLDGQAHLALRAAGLQGMPSLPAEYPGALLSQSGYPHTGPSLHPYPGPHPAMLLHPPPHPADPLIGQGLDIHAH, from the exons TATGAAGACCTGGTGCACTACTCAGGGTCAGAGGGCATGCCTGTGGGGGGGTATGGAGAGGCCATGAGGTCACTGCCCCCCCCTCACTATGGCCACACTGTCCCAGATTCCCTCAAACACCACAGGGACCAGATTTATGG TCATCCCCTGTTTCCACTTCTGGCCCTGGTGTTTGAGAAGTGCGAGCTGGCCACCTGCTCCCCGCGGGATGTCACAGCCCTCTCAGTGCCACCCCACCTCCAAGGCCTGACCAATCACAGTGATGTATGCTCCTCAGACTCCTTCAACGATGACATCGCAGCCTTCGCCAAACAG ATTCGCTCAGAGAAGCCCATTTTTTCAACAAATCCCGAACTGGACAACCTG ATGATCCAGGCCATCCAGGTACTACGTTTCCACCTGTTGGAGCTGGAAAAG GTTCATGACCTGTGTGATAACTTCTGCAATCGCTACATTACCTGCCTGAAGGGCAAGATGCCCACAGACCTGATTTTGGATGACAGGGAGGGTGGGTCCAAGTCCGACGTGGAGGATTTCACTGGCTCCTGCACCAGTCTGTCGGAGCAG AATCAGTCGTGGTTGCGGGACCCAGATGACTGTGTGTCCACTCCACTAGGGACCCCTGGCATGTCATGTGGCCTGCCTTCACACAGCACAGACAACTGCAGCGATACGG GGGATGGTTTGGATGGGGGCGTGGCCTCCCCCAGTACGGGAGAGGAGGACGAGACGGACCGAGACAGAAGGAACAACAAGAAGAGGGGAATTTTCCCCAAACTGGCAACCAACATCATGAGGGCATGGCTCTTCCAGCATTTATCg CACCCATACCCCTCGGAGGAGCAGAAGAAGCAGCTGGCACAggatacaggactgaccatcctgCAGGTCAACAACTG GTTTATCAATGCAAGACGGAGAATAGTACAGCCCATGATTGACCAGTCAAATCGCTCAG GTCAAAGCGGTCCTTACAGCCCAGAGGGAGCAGCACTAGGGGGCTACGGACTGGACGGCCAAGCCCACCTGGCTCTCAGGGCAGCAG gtCTTCAGGGGATGCCGTCTCTTCCAGCAGAGTACCCCGGGGCCCTGCTGTCCCAGTCTGGCTACCCCCACACAGGCCCGTCCCTGCACCCCTACCCCGGCCCCCACCCCGCCATGCTGCTGCACCCGCCACCCCACCCCGCCGATCCCCTCATAGGCCAGGGCCTGGACATACACGCCCACTAA